The genomic stretch CCACTGGTGGGTTCAATGATGGTATCACCTGGTTTAATGAGGCCACGGGCTTCGGCATCCTCTACCATGGATACAGCTATGCGGTCCTTAACGCTTCCTGCCGGGTTGAAAAATTCCAGTTTAGCCAGAACCTCTGCCCCATCAGGCCCGATAAGCCTGTTTATACGCACCATTGGCGTTCGTCCAACAAGCTTGGTTATATCTGGGGCAATCTGTGGCATTTCTCCCTTTACCCCTTAAGAGAACGGACTCATTTCCCTCAGTCTCTGCACTATAGGTGGAAGGACCTCCAGGACGTATTCCACATCCTCATCGGTATTTTCCCGGCCAAGGGTGAGCCTTATAGAGCCGTGGGCATCTTCGGGTGGTATGCCCATGGCCAGAAGGACGTGGCTTGGCTCCAGAGAGCCACTGGTGCAGGCCGAGCCACTGGAGGCGCACACCCCCTTAAGATCGAGCCCCAGCAGGATCGATTCTCCTTCGGCGTTCTTGAAGATGAAACTGGCATTGTTCGGAAGCCGATCTGTTGGGTGACCTGTAAGATAAGCATTGGGGATGCGTTCCAGAATTCCCTGAACAAGCTTATCCCTAAGGCGCTTTACATGGGAATTGTTAGACTCAAATTCTTCGTAAGCCAGCTTCAAAGCCGTAGCGATCCCAACGATGTAGGGGACATTTTCGGTGCCAGCTCTGCGGTTGTGCTCGTGCCCTCCCCCTGTTTGCATTGGAAGAAGTGGGGTCCCTTTCCGAACATAGAGAATTCCAATCCCCTTAGGGGCGTAGAATTTGTGGCCTGAAAGAGACATAAGATCCACATTAAGCTCGTCCACATTAAGACTAAGAGCACCAGCTGCCTGAACGGCGTCGGTGTGGAAGGGGATGCCTTTCTTGCGGGCTATTTTGCCAATTTCAGCGATAGGCTCAATAGTTCCCACCTCATTGTTGGCATACATGATGGTTATGAGGACAGTATCATCCCTTATAGCTCGCCCCACATCGTCTGGGTCTACCACTCCATATTTATCCACAGGGACATAAGTGACCTCAAAGCCGAAATATTTCTCAAGCTGTTCCACAGTGTGGCCGACAGCGTGGTGCTCTATGGGGGAAGTGATTATGTGATTTCCCTTGCCTCTGTGCCTCTGGGCGAAGGCTACCCCTCTTATAGCCAAGTTATCACTTTCTGAACCGCAACTGGTGAAAATTATCTCCTCCGGTTTAGCGTGGAGGATTTCGGCCACAGTGCGGCGAGCTTCTTCCACTGCCTGGCGTGCTTCTCTGCCCAAACTATATATACTGGAAGCATTCCCGAACTTCTGGCTAAAATACGGAAGCATAGCCTCAAGAACTCTCGGGTCCACAGGAGTTGTAGCGGCATGGTCCATGTAAACTATACGCTTTCTCTCACTCATTTTCCAGTCCTCCTTTTGGATTGGCAAAAGCAAACTGGTCTTCTGTTATTTTCTTTTCCAGATAAGTCACCCTTTCTTCCAGAGCTTCTATCCTCTCCAGTAGAGCCTCCATCACCTGAGCCAAGGGGTCGGGGATGCGTTCATGGTGCAGGTCAATGGGCTGAGGTTGCCCGTTGATTTTAACCACCCTTCCAGGCACACCCACCACGGTAGAGCCTGGGGGGACGGATTTTACCACTACAGAGCCTGCTCCTATTCTTGAATTATCGCCTATATTTATGGGTCCAAGGATTACGGCGTGGGCGCCTATGACTACATTGTTTCCTACGGTGGGATGCCTCTTGGTCTTCTCAGTAGAAACGCCTCCCAGGACAGCTCCCTGATACATAAGAACATCATCGCCGATTTCAGCTGTTTCCCCTATAACCACCCCTGCTCCGTGATCTATGAAGAAGCGTCGGCCTATTTTGGCTCCAGGGTGGATTTCTATTCCGGTCAGGAAACGGTTTATGTGGGATATAAGGCGAGGTATAGTCACGAGGCCTCGTTTCCACAGAGCATGAGCCAGGCGGTGGAGCCAGAGGGCGTGGAGCCCGGGATAGCAGAGGATAATCTCCAGCGTATTTCGGGCGGCGGGGTCTCTGGCGTAAACTGTGGCTATATCTTCTTTTAGGGTTTCCAGAAACCTGCGGATTATTCCTCGCACCGCATACCTCCTTCTTTTGGACAGGATGCTGGTATCTTTTTAATGAGCTCGGCGATAGTGACTTTATCCAGGAGGGAAAAGAGGAGGGCCTGTGTTTTACTCCATAGCTCCCTCGTGCTGCATTCTTCCTCGTGGGGGCAGCAACATACTCCTTTTATCAGGATACAACTTGTTCCTGCTACAGGGCAAGGGATGGAAAAACCAGCTCCCTCCAGAGCTCTGAAAACGTCGCCGACGGAAATCTCATCGGGTGGTTTTGCGAGTCTGTAACCGCCCTTAGCCCCCCTTATGCTTTCCACAAGGCCAGCTTTTCGGAGAAGGGGGACTATCTGTTCAAGATAAGGCAGTGGTAATTTTCTAACGCGAGCGATCCAAGCCAAAGGGACGAACCCTTTGGGATAGTGCCTGGCTATTTCCACCA from Anaerolineae bacterium encodes the following:
- the cysE gene encoding serine O-acetyltransferase; protein product: MRGIIRRFLETLKEDIATVYARDPAARNTLEIILCYPGLHALWLHRLAHALWKRGLVTIPRLISHINRFLTGIEIHPGAKIGRRFFIDHGAGVVIGETAEIGDDVLMYQGAVLGGVSTEKTKRHPTVGNNVVIGAHAVILGPINIGDNSRIGAGSVVVKSVPPGSTVVGVPGRVVKINGQPQPIDLHHERIPDPLAQVMEALLERIEALEERVTYLEKKITEDQFAFANPKGGLENE
- the nifS gene encoding cysteine desulfurase NifS — protein: MSERKRIVYMDHAATTPVDPRVLEAMLPYFSQKFGNASSIYSLGREARQAVEEARRTVAEILHAKPEEIIFTSCGSESDNLAIRGVAFAQRHRGKGNHIITSPIEHHAVGHTVEQLEKYFGFEVTYVPVDKYGVVDPDDVGRAIRDDTVLITIMYANNEVGTIEPIAEIGKIARKKGIPFHTDAVQAAGALSLNVDELNVDLMSLSGHKFYAPKGIGILYVRKGTPLLPMQTGGGHEHNRRAGTENVPYIVGIATALKLAYEEFESNNSHVKRLRDKLVQGILERIPNAYLTGHPTDRLPNNASFIFKNAEGESILLGLDLKGVCASSGSACTSGSLEPSHVLLAMGIPPEDAHGSIRLTLGRENTDEDVEYVLEVLPPIVQRLREMSPFS
- a CDS encoding Rrf2 family transcriptional regulator, coding for MAGALRWWVDKGFFFDYNNSDFLLGIFKMRFSSKELYGLKAVVEIARHYPKGFVPLAWIARVRKLPLPYLEQIVPLLRKAGLVESIRGAKGGYRLAKPPDEISVGDVFRALEGAGFSIPCPVAGTSCILIKGVCCCPHEEECSTRELWSKTQALLFSLLDKVTIAELIKKIPASCPKEGGMRCEE